The Lycium barbarum isolate Lr01 chromosome 10, ASM1917538v2, whole genome shotgun sequence genome includes a region encoding these proteins:
- the LOC132612972 gene encoding uncharacterized protein LOC132612972: MAPFEELDSRWCRSPIAQSRQKSCANQKVRDLEFIVGERVLLKVSPIKGVMRFGKKGKLSPRFISPFEIVQRIGEVAYELALPLGLSGVHLVFYILMLKKYHSNGSYVIRRDSMLLDQNLIFEKEPIAILDRQVQKLRSKEIASVKVQWRHRHIEEVTWETESDMRSLYS; encoded by the exons atggcaccatttgaggaATTGGATAGTAGGTGGTGTCGTTCTCCAATTG ctcagagtagacaaaagagTTGTGCGAACCAAAAGGTTCGTGATTTAGAGTTCATAGTTGGGGAACGAGTTCTGTTAAAGGTTTCTCCCAttaagggtgtgatgaggtttgggaagaaagggaagttgagtccgaGGTTTATTAGCCCATTTGAGATAGTTCAGCGTATTGgtgaggtggcttatgagttagcacTACCTCTGGGTCTTTCGGGTGTTCACCtagttttttatattttgatgctgaagaagtaccattcgaATGGTTCTTATGTGATTCGGAGGGATTCGATGTTGCTTGATCAGAACCTGATTTTCGAGAAGGAGCCAATAGCTATTTTGGACAGGCAGGTTCAAAAGTTGAGATCAAAAGAAATAGCTTCAGTGAAAGTGCAATGGAGGCATCGTCATATCGAGGAGGtgacttgggagaccgagtctgataTGCGGTCTTTATATTCCTAG